Within Chlamydia pneumoniae TW-183, the genomic segment TCGGCAAAGATCAAAAAACTCCCCTTGGCTATAGGCAGAAATTTCTTCATTTTCAGGAAGCTCACGAATCAACTCTGTCTTAAATGGATTCTGTGGGAATTGTGCTAAAGCTTGTTGCTTATCGCCATAAGTAAAGCGAGAAATCGCAAGCTTTTCATCAACAATTTGTTTTACTGTATCTTCAATTAACGGGAAATCACTTTCGCTAATGGAAAGATTGGCAAAATCATAGTAAAAGCCATGGTCGATGACAGGGCCGATTGTAGGAATTGCATCAGGCCATAAACGCAATACGGCTTGGGCTAGAAGATGGGCAGAAGTATGAAGAAAAATTTCTCGTCCTTCGGGATCTTCGGAAGTCAGAAATACTAAGGTGTCGCCTTCGTTTAGGTGGGTGGAAAGATCTCTAGGGCGTTCGTTAATGAGAACACCAATGAATTGATGAGAATTTTTTAATTGTTTAGCGAGTTCCGCTGCTGTAGTACCTTCGAGTACTTCATAATTTTTTTGATCACAAGTTACTTGAATCATCTTGTTCCACGCCTCCATGTTAGGGGGACTTTCGTTGTTAGCATTTTAGTGTTTTTTTTGATCAAAGCAAGAAGCTTTTTTTTATAAAAAAACTTTTATTTTTTAATACAAGTTCCAAAGCGCCAGGAGATTTAGATTGGAACTAATAAAAACATCTTTTATACTATCTGCTTAATAAACATTACAAACTGGTTTGCATATGTCGCTTTTTCTAGTTTTTCTTACGGCATTTATTTGGTCTTCTTCCTTCGCTCTTAGCAAACTAGTTATGAATGCTTCAGCTCCGATATTTGCTACAGGAGCTCGCATGGTAATCGCTGGTGCGATCTTGGCTCTTGCTGCATGGTTTCGAGGCGGTTTTGTTGGTATATCGAAGAAAATATTCTTATATATCGTCCTGTTAGCTTTAACAGGTTTCTATCTTACCAATATTTTTGAGTTCATAGGATTACAAAGTCTAAGTTCATCTAAGACATGCTTTATTTATGGACTCTCTCCTCTAATGTCAGCACTTTTTTCCTATATTCAGCTGAAAGAGAAAGTGACTCTCAAAAAGGTTTTAGGATTATCCCTAGGCTTGGTGAGCTATATTTGTTACTTAACCTTTGGTGGGGGAGGAGACGATTCTCAGCCTTGGACCTGGCAAATAGGTCTTCCTGAGCTTCTAATCTTGGGGGCAGCAAGTTTAGCTTCTTTTGGCTGGACTCTTCTTAGACAAATCGAAAAGCAGTCTACGTTATCGGTCACAGCAATTAATGCATACGCGATGTTAATAGCCGGAATGCTATCAATCATGCACTCTGCAGTCGTGGAACCCTGGCGTCCTTTACCAGTGCAAGATATATCGCAGTTTCTATACGCGACTTTGGCTCTAGTGGTAATTTCTAATTTGATTTGCTACAACCTGTACGCCAAATTATTAAGAAAGTATTCTTCCACTTTCCTTTCATTTTGTAGCCTTGTCATGCCACTTTATTCAGGCTTTTATGGTTGGATATTGCTTGGGGAGAAGGGAGTCTCCTTGGGCTTGGTGTTAGCTGTAGCCTTCATGGTGGCGGGCTGTCGTCTCATCTACCATGAAGAGTTCCGACAGGGCTACATTGTTTCTTAAAGTAAAGCCGCTTTACATG encodes:
- a CDS encoding DMT family transporter, whose product is MSLFLVFLTAFIWSSSFALSKLVMNASAPIFATGARMVIAGAILALAAWFRGGFVGISKKIFLYIVLLALTGFYLTNIFEFIGLQSLSSSKTCFIYGLSPLMSALFSYIQLKEKVTLKKVLGLSLGLVSYICYLTFGGGGDDSQPWTWQIGLPELLILGAASLASFGWTLLRQIEKQSTLSVTAINAYAMLIAGMLSIMHSAVVEPWRPLPVQDISQFLYATLALVVISNLICYNLYAKLLRKYSSTFLSFCSLVMPLYSGFYGWILLGEKGVSLGLVLAVAFMVAGCRLIYHEEFRQGYIVS